Genomic segment of Hylaeus volcanicus isolate JK05 chromosome 6, UHH_iyHylVolc1.0_haploid, whole genome shotgun sequence:
TGACCTTAGATTTAACATGATGATTATTGTTACGACTATATAGCGAAACAATTGTGTATTTAATctcaaattaattctatgaaattttcaatggcAGTAATATCCTCGAATGTTTTCGTCGTGAGGTATATTAGATTAGCTGTATTCTGTTAAACGAGTGCATCTATCTTATGTAAAATTTACGGAAGAAAtatcagaaatttttaaagaataatcaACAAGATGGGATCGGAACAAAGTTCGCAAAGTGGTACGCAAAATGCGAATGTTAACAGGATGAGAACAACGCCTCTACGACGTGGTAAAAGCGTACCAAATCGTGAAAGAGTACCGGACGATACACCGCCAAGATGCATAAGTCCTGGTGCTAGTATATGTTCTGATTCTGATCTACCCTATATATCGTACACGGTAAACAGACCAATCGGAGATTCGCCGAAAATGACTAACAAACAATCACAATTATATAGAGGGAAAAGTTTGGGTGCACAAGATATATCTAGACGTAAAAATAGCTTAAGTACTAGCAGTCACAGGTAATTCattcgtattttcattttttccaattatttattttatttacataattgataTGTAACTTTCAATCACAGAAAAACTACCTCCGATAAGATTCACAACATAGTGGTAGTAAAACCAGCTGCTGCAGATCCCACAACCGACAAAGATCCTGATTTGGTTAAATTACAAAGCATTCCAATGTTCCTACCTATCATGCGTGGCACCTTAAATTTACCTCCAGGTGTGAGAGATCCAGAAGTACTGGAAAGACTAGATCCAATCGGTTTGTTCAATCTGTGCGCACGCTATCAGCATCACCTCAATACTAATGCTCAAATGATTGCTGGGGAACAAGCTGCCCTATGTATCGTCTCCAATATCGATCAAGAAGTTACCGAGATTCTTCGTTTAGTAGCAGAAAGGCAAAAGAAGTTTGCCAAGTTTGCGGAACAACTGAACAAAGTACATGAGCTTAGCAAACAATTGACTAAATGTCATTCTCTTCTTAATCAAACATTAGAGAGTCTAGAAACACTAAATAATCTTTTACCTATAGAAGAGAGATTGGAACCGTTCGTATGGACTACTGGATAGAATTATCATTAAAGATATCAAGTTGtaacttcaaaaattaaattatatctgAAGTATACTGCACTGGtgctaaaataatttagatgAACTTGATAAGATAAAACTGTTAGAacttcgtaatttttttttatcattagtGATAAATGTATTACTAATCCTTATCCAAAGACATCTAGTACCTATATGTATTGCACAGAAAACTCTTCTATAAAATCctatactatatgtatatatatattttcgtgTTAATCCTACAATTGTatagtaaaaaatatgatgtttaatttcaaaaatacatacaatttcCTATGATCAAAATCTTGtatactttattaaataaattggatCAATGTCAacatacgaaaataaattatctacaGGAAAAGTGTAACACTTTATGATACGTACTTTAGTTGTTAATACCAACAGAACGTTGTGCTTTCACTTTTCTGTATGCTGCTATGACATCCTTTTGATCTTTTTCCagtcttcttctttctccaACTGGCAAATTTTTTCGTTTGCCTGATTTATCAATGGAGATTGTCTTTGTAGAAACTATTTTTGgtgattcatttttctttagcAATGAATGCAGCAAGAGATCTTTTTTGCCAGGctgtaataatacaaatatttgttatttttatgtataaaagagtaaaagacatgttaaataatatgcaCCTTTGTGCTCATTGTGGAATCAGCTGCCTTTGGCCTTATTTTGAATTGAGGTGGTTCATGAGCAACTTCACCAAACTTGATTTGatctttaaaattttcgaaCTCATCCACACCATTTTCCtgctttgtttctttctttagtTGTaacttctcttttcttttctgaCTCTTTGTCATCTTAACCTCATCActatctttcttcttcttcttttttatatttttatgccTTGCCCTTAACATTTCAAGTTTATCCAATTCAGTTAACTTGCATTTTGAGAGTCCTTCAATGTTTCCTGTTTCCGGATTTCGATTCACTTGGACATTATACTTCTTCTCAAATGCAGTTTCCCCAAGAAAAGCATGAGTCTCTTTTTGAACTCTATGCAAGAAGTGTTCTTCGCTTTCTCCAGGCCTCTGTTGAAACAGAGGAACAACTTTCTCGGGTTTTGCTTTTGGATGCGAAAATCTGGGAGTCTCTCCGCCTACGGATATTAATGGATTTTTGTGctttttccgtttctttattttagttatttttcCCGATTTCACTGTCTCCTTTAATCTTATTAAATGTTCCAAACTCCTTGGTATTGCTTGTTCGTCCACATCTTTTGGCGGagcgtttatttttgtttctaaccTATAACACGCAGATTGCTAACCTATACAAATAACTCAAGGATAACATTGATTTAATGCGAAACTCACTCGGCTTCTCGTTTCGCGTGTTGTTTAAAAGGATCCTTCACGCCTCGATGCTTTTTTCCAGGAATTTTCCGAcccattttctttaaataaacaagaCAGGATTTTCACGTGGTCGACAGTATCGTCTGCTTCGTACGTCCACTTGCGTCTGCTGTGAACGCACGCTGGTGTCACACATTCAAAACAAAGTCAAGTAATACTACATTTCTAATGAAACGACTGATGTTGAAGTTATACATTAATGTGTGCTGGAGAACTAttatttccaaacaaatttatatttgttacaattacAAACACAAAACATAactctaaaataataattcatgtaCGATAAAATTCTATCTCGCCTTTGATTAAAGAAAGACTTTTTTAACTAgttaagatatatataaatttatttttaattaatcgaaatgtatgttaaatttaaacaatatatgaTAACACAAATGCATTGCAGACAGAGACATctagaaattgtattattcgtgacgtaCCGAGCTATCGAGGCATATTTGCAGTAGATTCTCAGTGACGAAGGAGGTTAGAGGACGGTCTCAAAGTTTTTGTAAAACATTTGTgtcataatatataataattatacaaatactCCAATCTGtgcattcatttaattatttgaaaacgtaCCAGCGCATAAAGCAAATACCAACCATTTTGTTATCTCATGCTAATCatgaactttttattttttttaaactaggTGCATTCGTAAAGAAAACAGTGATGAGTCTTGTTCGATCGTCCTTCTCAATTGTAAAAAGACAATCGTGTAAGTGTCGACAAGTGTATTCTACGTGTAAAAGACATATTCATAGTACACGTGAAACATTATCATCCGAGGAGAACAATATCGAAAAGAACGAAACCGAGAATTCCCTCTCGGTAGATGATATGTTAGAACCCACAAATTGTTGCATGTCTGGATGCGCAAATTGCGTGTGGATTCAATATGCAGAAAAATTGAGCGCCACGCTCGAAAAAAGCGATGTGGACGTGCAAAAGTTGATTATAGAAAAAGTACAGGATCCCAACATGAGAGCATTTCTCACGATGGAACTcaaatgtagaaatattattaaataacgaaGAGATTAAgatagtaaatatttgtacatacttACTTTAGACgtaatcaaattttctataataaaatgttaaagttAATTGAACTGCGTTTCTATTTAACCTTGCTTCGCATTTGCGATTTTTGAATCCTTTCCAATTGCTATACAATGGAAATAGATCGTAACGGAAACAAAGCTATACTTTCTATATagatgtaatataaaatttgtaactaCCAGTGTGAACCAATCTGCGATGCTCAATTTTATCGCGATTACAAAGAActctattaatatttcgtaacTATCGTGTGTTTCTTGTCAGACTAACTTTCTCACGAATTTCGACGCGAGCTTCAAGTTTAGAACAAACGCAACCTCGTCTTCCGAACTGCGCGTTTTGCATTCAGATGGCAGCAGATGGCAGCAGATGGCAGTTCTTATATGCAAGCAGTTTTCTGCTAAAATGTTACCATACAACGGTAAATATAGACTTGCATttggtataaaatataatactttcaaCTTATCACAACATATCATGGAC
This window contains:
- the LOC128878164 gene encoding BLOC-1-related complex subunit 5, producing MGSEQSSQSGTQNANVNRMRTTPLRRGKSVPNRERVPDDTPPRCISPGASICSDSDLPYISYTVNRPIGDSPKMTNKQSQLYRGKSLGAQDISRRKNSLSTSSHRKTTSDKIHNIVVVKPAAADPTTDKDPDLVKLQSIPMFLPIMRGTLNLPPGVRDPEVLERLDPIGLFNLCARYQHHLNTNAQMIAGEQAALCIVSNIDQEVTEILRLVAERQKKFAKFAEQLNKVHELSKQLTKCHSLLNQTLESLETLNNLLPIEERLEPFVWTTG
- the LOC128878163 gene encoding coiled-coil domain-containing protein 137 isoform X2; amino-acid sequence: MGRKIPGKKHRGVKDPFKQHAKREAELETKINAPPKDVDEQAIPRSLEHLIRLKETVKSGKITKIKKRKKHKNPLISVGGETPRFSHPKAKPEKVVPLFQQRPGESEEHFLHRVQKETHAFLGETAFEKKYNVQVNRNPETGNIEGLSKCKLTELDKLEMLRARHKNIKKKKKKDSDEVKMTKSQKRKEKLQLKKETKQENGVDEFENFKDQIKFGEVAHEPPQFKIRPKAADSTMSTKPGKKDLLLHSLLKKNESPKIVSTKTISIDKSGKRKNLPVGERRRLEKDQKDVIAAYRKVKAQRSVGINN
- the LOC128878163 gene encoding coiled-coil domain-containing protein 137 isoform X1, whose amino-acid sequence is MKVFFAKMGRKIPGKKHRGVKDPFKQHAKREAELETKINAPPKDVDEQAIPRSLEHLIRLKETVKSGKITKIKKRKKHKNPLISVGGETPRFSHPKAKPEKVVPLFQQRPGESEEHFLHRVQKETHAFLGETAFEKKYNVQVNRNPETGNIEGLSKCKLTELDKLEMLRARHKNIKKKKKKDSDEVKMTKSQKRKEKLQLKKETKQENGVDEFENFKDQIKFGEVAHEPPQFKIRPKAADSTMSTKPGKKDLLLHSLLKKNESPKIVSTKTISIDKSGKRKNLPVGERRRLEKDQKDVIAAYRKVKAQRSVGINN